The nucleotide sequence GGCTCGGGGTGGTGCTGGTCCTGTTCGCGCTGGTCGCCGGGCAGCTTTCGCGCCGGACGCCGCGGGCCGGGCAGGTGCTCGTCGCCGTCCTCGGCGTCGCCGGCGTCGCGGCCGTGTACGTGCGCAGCGACCTCGGCCAGGTTTCGCTGCTCGCGCCGGTCGCCGCCCTGGTCGCCGGGCTCGCGGTGTTCACCTTCCTGCACCGGCTCGCGCTGCCGGTCGACGTCGTCGGCGAGCGGGGGTTCGACCGCCGCAAGTTCCTGCGCGCCGGGGTCGGCGTCGCCGCCGGATCGGGGATCGCCGCCGTCGTCGGCCAGGTCGCCGGGACCAGCAAGAACGCCGAGGACTCCCGGGCCGCCGTGGGGCCGCTCGTCCCCGCGCGCACCGCGCCGCCGCTGCCCGCGGACGCCGACTTCGCGAAGCTCGGCTCGCCGCCGTTCCTCACGCCGAACGCGGACTTCTACCGCATCGACACCGCGCTGGTCGTCCCGCAGATCCGCACCGAGGACTGGAGCCTCAAGATCCACGGGATGGTCGACCGCGAGGTGAGCTTCTCCTACGCCGACATCCGCAACCGGCCGCTGGTCGAGCGCCGCGTCACGCTGACCTGCGTCTCCAACGAGGTCGGCGGCCCGCTGATCTCGAACGCCACCTGGCTCGGCGTCGACCTCGTCGACCTGCTCGACCAGGCAGGCGTGCAGCCGGGCGCCGAGCAGATGTTCGCCACCAGCGTCGACGGCTGGACGTGCGGCACCCCGGCGAACGTCGCGCTCGACCCGGACCGCGGCGCGATGCTGGCGATCGGGATGAACGGCGAGCCCCTGCCGGTCGAGCACGGCTTCCCGGCGCGGATCGTCATCCCCGGCCTGTACGGCTACGTGTCGGCGACGAAGTGGGTCGAATCGCTCGAATTCACCCGGTGGGACGCCCGCCAGGCGTACTGGCTCAGCCGGGGGTGGGCCGAGCAGGCGCCGATCAAGACCGAATCGCGGATCGACACGCCACACGGGTTCGCCGGCGTCACGGCGGGCAAGGTCCGGCTGACCGGCACGGCGTGGGCGCAGCACACCGGCATCGCGAAGGTCGAGGTCCGGCTGGACCAGGGCCCGTGGCAGCCGGCGACGCTGGCGGCGGAGGTGAGCAAGGACACCTGGCGGATGTGGTGGATCGAGCTCGACGTGCCGAAGGGGACGCACCAGGCGTCCGTCCGGGCCACCGACCAGGACGGCTACACGCAGACGGAGAACCGCGCCGACCCCGTCCCCGACGGCGCCACCGGCTGGCACTCGGTCACCCTCGACGCCCGCTGAGCCCGGCCCTCCGGAGGCGGCTGCCGACCAGTGCGCCGGAGCCGTTCACCGGCCCAGGCGGGCCGCTCGCCGCGTGGCCCGGCGCCGGCGCCGGCCGGCATTCGATCACCGCCGGTGCGCGCCGGAGCCGGAAGTGCCTGCCGGGCAAGGATTCTGACGCCGTGTCGTGATCGCCGCCGCCCTCTCGGCGCCCGGGAACCGCCTCCGACCAGTGACTTTGTGCGTGCGTTCACAAGTGGTCTACCGTAGGACTCCTCGCCCGGAGCGGGCCGGTATCGAACCGGACTCCGGGCCCTGGGTCAAGACACAGTTCCGAATGGCGATGGCCGCCAGACGTGCACAGCGGGCAGGAGACTACGGCGTGGTGACACAGCGGGGGAGGCGCGATGCGGCGGACTCCCCGGGCCGGGCACCCCGGCGGCCCCGCCGCCCGGCCGGCCTCGACGCCGACAACGCTCCCACCGCCGAAATGCCCGCGGTACCCACCGGTGAGCCGGGCCGCAACGGGGATGCCCCCGAGGCCGTCCGGGCGAAGTCGATCCCCGAGGCCGCCGTCGCGCGGCTGGCCGTTTACCTCCGGG is from Amycolatopsis mediterranei and encodes:
- a CDS encoding molybdopterin-dependent oxidoreductase translates to MSTLQDAPPEAPRRLSLPVATLIGLLALAAALGVGHLIAGFVGYTASPFIAVANYVIDHSPTAVVKWAERTLGTWDKPVLKLGLGVVLVLFALVAGQLSRRTPRAGQVLVAVLGVAGVAAVYVRSDLGQVSLLAPVAALVAGLAVFTFLHRLALPVDVVGERGFDRRKFLRAGVGVAAGSGIAAVVGQVAGTSKNAEDSRAAVGPLVPARTAPPLPADADFAKLGSPPFLTPNADFYRIDTALVVPQIRTEDWSLKIHGMVDREVSFSYADIRNRPLVERRVTLTCVSNEVGGPLISNATWLGVDLVDLLDQAGVQPGAEQMFATSVDGWTCGTPANVALDPDRGAMLAIGMNGEPLPVEHGFPARIVIPGLYGYVSATKWVESLEFTRWDARQAYWLSRGWAEQAPIKTESRIDTPHGFAGVTAGKVRLTGTAWAQHTGIAKVEVRLDQGPWQPATLAAEVSKDTWRMWWIELDVPKGTHQASVRATDQDGYTQTENRADPVPDGATGWHSVTLDAR